The following are from one region of the Paenalkalicoccus suaedae genome:
- a CDS encoding pentapeptide repeat-containing protein, translating to MKIDVPKIPAKLEALSFHDIWEDEDRTLSTCEIQQSDFSNETLERVRIHDAVIKNCQFTNTDFSQIDLTDVHFQNCDFSNVNMARASIHRVTFTTCKLVGCEFPESSLGNVTFSDCILHLAAFGNSKLVKVRFKESSLKQADFYDCTFKKVAYDQCQLDGANFEQTPLNGIDISTSTFDTLTVSLADLKGCIVSSHQAIQLATLMGVVIKD from the coding sequence ATGAAAATCGATGTCCCAAAAATCCCTGCAAAATTAGAAGCCCTCTCCTTTCATGATATTTGGGAGGACGAGGACCGCACCCTATCCACGTGTGAGATCCAGCAATCGGACTTCAGTAACGAGACGCTAGAGCGCGTAAGAATTCATGATGCTGTGATTAAAAACTGTCAGTTTACCAATACCGACTTTAGTCAAATCGACTTAACCGACGTGCACTTCCAAAACTGTGACTTCTCAAACGTCAACATGGCGCGGGCCTCGATTCACCGCGTCACCTTTACAACCTGCAAGCTTGTCGGCTGTGAGTTCCCGGAGTCTTCACTCGGCAACGTCACATTCTCGGATTGCATCCTTCACCTGGCTGCCTTCGGCAATTCCAAGCTTGTTAAAGTCCGCTTCAAGGAGAGCTCGTTAAAGCAAGCAGACTTTTACGATTGCACCTTTAAAAAGGTCGCCTACGATCAGTGCCAGCTTGATGGCGCTAATTTTGAGCAAACCCCTTTAAATGGGATCGATATCAGCACGTCCACCTTCGATACACTAACCGTGTCGCTAGCGGATCTAAAGGGTTGCATCGTTTCGTCCCATCAGGCGATTCAGCTCGCGACCCTAATGGGAGTAGTTATTAAAGACTAG
- a CDS encoding MFS transporter codes for MGDALFIIGLMPLIYTLTGSAFFMALVPFITTLSRFLSAFLAPTLFRILHVKDIMVYSQLLKTITMILLVFFTLFWLTESNTPLLYVFVSLLGFLDGWASPSSSALIPKIVERDALLRSNSWMESVSQTVEIAVWPLGALLVATTSSTSALILTVILYCLSSFLIWKIVVPAPIYEEQELPSLMSEAKRGWRLLIRRKDLLALTVSGIFISSANIVWLASIMYVYVEQQLQVSEAWWGYMNALLVSGLLVASIVAFLAGARIERFFKALLFITASVMMLAILGLSLTTMPLMAVGLAFLYGCANQIKGLLEVTYIQKQSDEEDLPYIYAAQEAAYLLTFAMSVLGFSFFVDLVHVQVVMITASGFATVGLAVLVMFSRHINKLSNSE; via the coding sequence ATAGGTGATGCCTTATTTATTATTGGGCTGATGCCCCTAATCTACACGCTGACCGGCTCGGCATTTTTCATGGCGCTCGTGCCGTTTATTACGACGCTAAGCCGCTTTTTAAGTGCCTTTTTAGCGCCGACCCTGTTTCGGATCCTTCACGTGAAGGACATTATGGTCTACAGCCAACTGCTTAAAACGATCACGATGATCCTACTCGTCTTTTTTACACTCTTTTGGCTAACTGAGTCGAACACGCCTCTTTTGTACGTGTTCGTCTCTTTACTCGGCTTTTTGGACGGCTGGGCTAGCCCATCAAGCAGCGCGCTAATCCCTAAAATTGTGGAGCGCGATGCCCTGCTCCGCTCGAACAGCTGGATGGAATCCGTAAGTCAAACGGTGGAGATCGCCGTGTGGCCACTCGGAGCGCTACTTGTTGCGACAACAAGCTCCACCTCCGCCCTGATTCTCACCGTCATACTCTACTGCCTCTCTTCCTTTCTAATTTGGAAAATCGTGGTACCAGCTCCGATTTACGAGGAGCAAGAGTTACCTAGTCTGATGAGCGAGGCAAAACGAGGCTGGCGTCTCCTAATAAGGAGGAAGGATTTACTGGCATTAACCGTGTCTGGTATCTTCATTTCCTCTGCTAACATCGTGTGGCTTGCCTCCATTATGTATGTGTATGTAGAGCAGCAACTCCAAGTAAGCGAGGCTTGGTGGGGCTATATGAACGCACTGTTAGTATCGGGATTACTCGTTGCGAGCATCGTGGCTTTTCTAGCCGGTGCAAGGATCGAACGCTTTTTTAAAGCCCTTCTTTTTATAACCGCGAGTGTCATGATGCTAGCCATTTTGGGACTATCCCTCACAACGATGCCACTTATGGCCGTAGGGCTTGCTTTCTTGTATGGATGTGCCAATCAGATCAAGGGACTGCTTGAAGTAACCTATATTCAAAAGCAGTCTGATGAAGAGGACCTCCCTTATATTTATGCCGCACAGGAAGCCGCCTATTTACTGACGTTTGCTATGTCGGTTTTAGGATTCAGCTTTTTTGTCGACCTCGTCCACGTACAAGTTGTCATGATCACAGCTAGCGGCTTCGCTACGGTCGGTCTCGCAGTATTGGTCATGTTCAGTCGCCATATCAATAAGCTTTCAAACAGTGAATAG